A window of Thermococcus aggregans contains these coding sequences:
- a CDS encoding geranylgeranylglycerol-phosphate geranylgeranyltransferase, which yields MEAKGFVEILRPANCIVAGLVGILGATVALGSLPSYEKSLMIFLVVFLGCSWGNIINDYFDYEIDKINRPNRPLPRGALSRKAALVYGLCLAVLGLLISYMLNLWAFLFALGAYILMYFYAWKLKPAPFVGNLTVAALTGVTPLYGAVAVGKIGLAGYLALCAFLVNVAREIFKDIEDVEGDKAHGARTLPIIWSIERASKVGVLFSVATVIASFLPVKAGIGLGYLPIIVVDGIILLSSYEILKDPSPTTAGRVQRKLKVAIYLAVFSFLLGALTKGV from the coding sequence ATGGAAGCCAAGGGGTTCGTGGAAATTCTGAGGCCAGCAAACTGCATTGTAGCTGGTTTGGTTGGAATCCTAGGTGCTACTGTAGCATTAGGGAGTCTCCCCAGTTATGAAAAAAGCTTGATGATTTTCCTTGTGGTGTTCTTAGGATGTAGCTGGGGCAATATCATCAACGATTACTTTGACTATGAGATTGATAAAATCAACCGACCTAATAGGCCACTTCCTAGAGGAGCTCTATCAAGAAAAGCTGCCCTTGTTTATGGGCTATGTTTAGCTGTGCTAGGGCTTTTGATAAGTTATATGCTCAACCTTTGGGCATTTTTATTTGCCCTTGGAGCTTATATCCTTATGTACTTCTATGCCTGGAAGTTAAAGCCCGCTCCATTTGTTGGAAATCTTACGGTGGCAGCTCTTACTGGAGTTACTCCCCTCTATGGGGCTGTTGCCGTGGGTAAGATTGGCCTTGCCGGTTATCTTGCACTTTGTGCATTTTTAGTGAATGTCGCAAGGGAAATATTCAAAGATATAGAAGACGTTGAGGGAGATAAAGCCCATGGGGCCAGAACCCTGCCTATTATCTGGAGCATTGAAAGAGCTTCAAAAGTGGGAGTTCTATTTAGTGTCGCTACTGTGATTGCTTCGTTCTTGCCAGTAAAAGCCGGAATTGGCCTTGGGTACCTCCCCATAATAGTGGTAGATGGAATAATTTTGTTATCTTCATACGAAATTTTAAAAGACCCCTCTCCAACTACTGCTGGAAGGGTCCAGAGAAAGTTGAAGGTTGCCATATATTTGGCGGTGTTCAGCTTTTTGTTGGGAGCGTTAACAAAGGGGGTGTGA
- a CDS encoding OB-fold nucleic acid binding domain-containing protein: protein MKKRLPSTRVYIKDILEGFYVKSEGDFEPNYLITKDARKIYRAKIVGTVVREPIIAEDETYGKFQVDDGTGVIWVLGFRDDTKFIRLVKRGDMVQLIGKIAEWRDDKQILVEGVSKVDPNMWILHRYEALRDKVEHIKKARLAFEIYNTYGVTAKAKVIAKNKGISEDLLSTIDELYGIIMEQKAEEAAFEEELFEEEAEESSKDLEEVKKAVLEILRSKGTAVSLKFIQRKLQDKYDPETVEEAIRSLLAEGEIFEPEVGYYQILE from the coding sequence ATGAAAAAGAGATTACCTTCAACGAGGGTTTACATAAAAGACATCCTAGAGGGATTTTACGTTAAGAGTGAAGGTGATTTTGAGCCTAATTACCTTATCACAAAGGATGCAAGGAAGATATACAGGGCAAAAATAGTGGGAACTGTTGTTAGAGAGCCCATAATCGCAGAAGACGAAACATATGGAAAGTTCCAAGTGGATGATGGAACTGGCGTAATATGGGTTCTCGGATTTAGAGATGACACAAAGTTCATCCGCTTAGTAAAGAGGGGCGACATGGTTCAGCTGATCGGAAAAATAGCAGAGTGGAGAGACGACAAGCAGATACTGGTTGAGGGAGTTAGTAAAGTTGACCCCAATATGTGGATACTTCACCGCTACGAAGCACTTAGGGACAAGGTAGAGCACATTAAAAAAGCCAGGCTTGCATTTGAGATATACAACACCTACGGAGTTACCGCAAAGGCCAAGGTGATTGCAAAGAACAAGGGAATCAGCGAAGACCTGCTCAGCACAATAGACGAGCTTTACGGCATAATAATGGAACAAAAAGCTGAAGAGGCTGCTTTTGAGGAAGAACTATTTGAAGAAGAAGCCGAGGAATCCAGCAAAGACCTTGAAGAAGTCAAGAAGGCCGTGCTGGAGATACTCAGATCAAAGGGCACTGCAGTTTCACTCAAGTTCATTCAAAGAAAACTCCAAGACAAATACGATCCAGAAACAGTGGAAGAAGCTATCAGATCCCTTCTTGCAGAGGGAGAAATTTTCGAACCAGAAGTTGGCTATTATCAGATACTTGAATAG
- a CDS encoding replication protein RepA, with amino-acid sequence MEEVPQIRRRRPAVEKKIAEITPEDVRVSLVGKVVKVDKIDYIFWLDDGTGVIAIECEENILPKIGQTVRVIGRVIRNEKVHIYGEVVQDFSNVNLDYLEEIQELEKKILPKLENALVWWLE; translated from the coding sequence ATGGAAGAAGTTCCTCAAATTAGGAGAAGAAGGCCTGCAGTTGAAAAGAAAATTGCCGAGATAACTCCAGAAGATGTTAGGGTTTCATTAGTCGGCAAGGTTGTTAAAGTTGACAAAATAGATTACATCTTTTGGCTCGATGATGGGACGGGAGTGATTGCAATTGAATGTGAGGAGAACATTTTGCCAAAAATTGGACAGACGGTGAGAGTAATTGGTAGGGTCATTAGAAACGAGAAAGTGCACATCTATGGTGAGGTAGTTCAGGATTTCAGCAATGTAAATCTGGACTACCTGGAGGAGATTCAAGAACTTGAGAAGAAAATCTTGCCCAAGCTCGAAAACGCTCTTGTGTGGTGGTTAGAATGA
- a CDS encoding NifB/NifX family molybdenum-iron cluster-binding protein — MRIIVSTVNGGLNDRVNLAFGRTPTFTIVDVEKGEITNVQVVQNPGYSQPRGAGITAAQFVIDQGADVVIAGQFGPNSAQVLQAAGIRMVSAPATMTVREAVEAFLRGELTQALFGPEGGGVGSGRGMGRGMGRGMGRGRGMGRGMGGGRGQGRGGW; from the coding sequence ATGAGGATTATAGTCTCAACTGTAAACGGAGGACTCAACGACAGGGTGAACCTGGCATTTGGGCGGACGCCCACTTTTACTATAGTTGACGTCGAGAAGGGTGAGATAACAAACGTCCAGGTCGTCCAGAACCCGGGTTACAGCCAGCCTAGGGGAGCAGGTATCACCGCGGCCCAGTTCGTCATAGACCAAGGAGCAGACGTGGTGATAGCAGGTCAGTTCGGGCCAAATTCTGCTCAAGTGCTTCAGGCCGCAGGCATAAGAATGGTCTCTGCCCCAGCCACGATGACCGTTAGAGAGGCAGTAGAAGCTTTCCTTAGGGGTGAGCTCACCCAAGCCCTTTTCGGCCCCGAAGGCGGTGGGGTCGGATCCGGCAGAGGCATGGGTAGAGGGATGGGACGCGGCATGGGAAGAGGTAGAGGCATGGGCCGTGGAATGGGCGGCGGAAGAGGACAGGGAAGAGGTGGGTGGTAA
- a CDS encoding ribonucleoside-triphosphate reductase has translation MEFKDQIKGKLADEKLWTVITFKTPYGPGDTMDILVNTLEELGWEVVFKANWWTADVPYGVIRIDIRQGEKEKIVLGRWILSNKCELLKIESMDLERGKNEFYRLVDGITSTLIHDPVIRTMREQY, from the coding sequence ATGGAATTTAAAGACCAAATTAAAGGCAAACTGGCTGATGAAAAATTGTGGACGGTCATCACTTTCAAAACTCCCTATGGCCCCGGAGACACCATGGACATCCTCGTAAACACTTTAGAAGAGCTAGGCTGGGAAGTTGTGTTCAAAGCCAACTGGTGGACTGCAGATGTCCCCTATGGGGTTATTAGAATAGACATCAGGCAAGGGGAAAAGGAAAAGATCGTGCTCGGAAGGTGGATACTGAGCAACAAGTGCGAGCTTTTAAAAATAGAAAGCATGGATCTGGAGAGAGGTAAAAATGAGTTCTACAGGCTCGTGGATGGCATAACCTCAACTCTAATCCATGACCCAGTGATTAGGACAATGAGAGAGCAGTACTGA
- the eif2g gene encoding translation initiation factor IF-2 subunit gamma, giving the protein MAKKKFKQAEVNIGMVGHVDHGKTTLTKALTGIWTDTHSEELRRGITIKIGFADAEIRKCPSCGRYSTSPKCPYCGAETEFERRVSFIDAPGHEALMTTMLAGASLMDGAILVIAANEPCPRPQTREHLMALQIIGNKNIIIAQNKIELVTKEQAIENYRQIKEFVKDTVAENAPIIPISALHGANIDVLIKAIEDFIPTPKRDPNKPPKMLVLRSFDVNKPGTPPEKLVGGVIGGSIVQGKLRVGDEIEIRPGVPYEEHGRIKYEPITTEIVSLQAGGRFVEEAYPGGLVGVGTKLDPFLTKGDLMAGNVVGKPGKLPPVWEELRLEVHLLERVVGTEEELKVEPIKRKEILLLNVGTARTMGLVTGLSKDEIELKLQIPICAEPRERVAISRQVGSRWRLIGYGFIRE; this is encoded by the coding sequence ATGGCAAAGAAGAAGTTTAAGCAGGCTGAAGTCAATATCGGTATGGTTGGTCACGTTGATCACGGTAAGACAACACTAACAAAAGCCCTAACTGGAATTTGGACAGATACGCATAGCGAGGAGCTCAGAAGAGGTATTACAATCAAAATAGGTTTTGCTGATGCTGAAATAAGAAAGTGCCCTAGCTGTGGAAGGTATTCTACTTCTCCAAAATGTCCATATTGTGGAGCCGAAACCGAGTTCGAGAGGAGAGTTTCTTTTATAGATGCTCCAGGACACGAGGCCTTGATGACCACAATGCTGGCTGGAGCTTCCCTTATGGACGGTGCAATTTTAGTCATTGCTGCAAATGAACCATGTCCACGACCTCAAACGAGAGAACACTTAATGGCACTGCAGATAATAGGAAATAAAAACATAATAATCGCTCAAAACAAGATCGAGCTTGTAACGAAGGAGCAGGCAATTGAAAATTATAGACAGATTAAAGAGTTCGTTAAAGATACTGTAGCTGAAAATGCCCCCATAATACCGATATCTGCCCTTCATGGAGCAAACATAGACGTGCTGATAAAAGCCATAGAGGACTTCATCCCAACCCCCAAGAGGGATCCAAACAAACCACCAAAAATGCTTGTTTTGAGAAGTTTCGACGTCAACAAGCCAGGTACTCCCCCAGAAAAGCTCGTAGGTGGAGTTATTGGAGGATCAATTGTCCAAGGAAAGCTCAGAGTTGGGGATGAGATTGAGATAAGGCCTGGAGTTCCGTATGAAGAGCATGGAAGAATAAAGTACGAACCCATAACCACTGAAATAGTTTCCCTTCAAGCAGGAGGAAGGTTCGTAGAGGAAGCGTATCCCGGCGGACTTGTAGGTGTAGGAACTAAGCTTGATCCTTTCTTGACCAAGGGAGACTTAATGGCTGGCAACGTTGTCGGAAAACCAGGCAAGCTTCCACCAGTTTGGGAGGAGCTCAGATTAGAGGTGCACCTCCTAGAGAGAGTCGTTGGAACTGAAGAGGAACTCAAAGTAGAGCCAATAAAGAGAAAAGAGATACTCCTTCTTAACGTAGGAACAGCGAGAACAATGGGTCTCGTAACAGGGTTGAGCAAGGATGAAATCGAGCTCAAGTTGCAAATCCCAATATGTGCAGAGCCTAGAGAGAGAGTTGCAATCAGCAGGCAGGTAGGCTCAAGGTGGAGACTTATCGGTTATGGTTTCATAAGGGAGTGA
- a CDS encoding 30S ribosomal protein S6e, translating into MATFKLVISDPKSGIAKQVEISGAEADKLIGLKIGDEIEAKELGLNLSEIFGSEIPADVKLKITGGTDKDGFPMRPDVHGPRRVRILLSRGPGFRPQEKGERRKKTVRGNTISPEIAQINVKIVYP; encoded by the coding sequence ATGGCAACATTTAAGCTTGTAATATCAGACCCAAAGAGCGGTATCGCAAAGCAGGTTGAGATTAGTGGAGCCGAAGCAGATAAGTTGATTGGTCTTAAAATAGGGGACGAAATAGAGGCCAAGGAACTGGGACTTAACTTAAGTGAAATCTTTGGAAGCGAAATCCCAGCTGATGTTAAGCTCAAGATAACCGGTGGAACGGATAAGGACGGATTTCCTATGAGACCCGATGTTCACGGGCCAAGAAGAGTTAGAATTCTCCTCTCAAGAGGCCCAGGATTTAGGCCTCAGGAAAAGGGAGAAAGAAGGAAGAAAACCGTCAGGGGCAATACAATAAGCCCTGAAATTGCCCAGATAAACGTTAAAATTGTCTACCCATGA
- a CDS encoding NifB/NifX family molybdenum-iron cluster-binding protein, which translates to MKIAIPTNGGGLEDTVAPVFARAPTFLIVDVDEKGNIINSKVIQNSAAMAGGGAGSMAVQTLINEGVEAIVAPQVGPNALGAIQAAGIKLYQVAPGTPVKEAIKAVVSGSVSQFTVPAPPAPATPTAPAPAYGYGPGWGRGWGRGSGWGRGRGFGRGWSRGGRGWGARLGYCPWTGQPSRRTLRWLYGWW; encoded by the coding sequence ATGAAGATCGCGATACCAACTAATGGTGGTGGACTTGAGGATACTGTCGCCCCTGTCTTTGCCAGAGCTCCAACATTCCTCATAGTGGACGTTGATGAAAAAGGCAACATTATCAACAGCAAGGTCATACAGAACAGTGCCGCTATGGCAGGAGGAGGGGCTGGATCAATGGCTGTCCAAACCCTCATCAACGAGGGCGTCGAGGCAATAGTAGCACCACAGGTCGGCCCAAACGCTCTTGGCGCAATCCAGGCGGCAGGGATAAAGCTCTACCAAGTAGCACCAGGAACCCCCGTTAAGGAGGCTATAAAGGCTGTGGTCAGCGGAAGTGTCAGCCAGTTCACAGTTCCAGCGCCGCCTGCCCCGGCGACACCAACAGCACCGGCTCCCGCCTACGGCTACGGCCCAGGTTGGGGCAGAGGCTGGGGCCGCGGTAGCGGCTGGGGAAGAGGCAGAGGTTTCGGCCGTGGATGGAGCAGAGGAGGAAGAGGCTGGGGCGCGAGGCTCGGCTACTGCCCCTGGACAGGCCAGCCCAGCAGAAGAACCCTCCGCTGGCTCTACGGCTGGTGGTGA
- a CDS encoding Lrp/AsnC family transcriptional regulator: MNNETALTSRQVELLKKLYKEGKTIEVHTVEKTQDEIAEELGITRQALSNHLKALKELGYIRTGRGFIDLTDKALEFLGEKKGDVFIFVRIEPTKRKAVYDAIKKLKVKRVYRVTGDIDLIVEADKTRLDEILEEIASLDGVKETITHVVLETL; the protein is encoded by the coding sequence ATGAATAACGAAACTGCACTTACATCAAGGCAAGTGGAATTGCTCAAAAAGCTTTACAAAGAAGGAAAAACCATAGAAGTACATACCGTCGAAAAAACTCAGGATGAAATAGCAGAAGAACTGGGAATAACAAGGCAGGCTTTGAGCAATCACCTCAAAGCTCTCAAGGAGCTTGGATACATAAGGACAGGCAGAGGGTTCATAGACCTTACAGACAAGGCGCTGGAGTTCCTAGGAGAAAAGAAAGGGGATGTCTTTATTTTTGTTAGAATTGAACCGACCAAAAGAAAAGCCGTTTACGATGCAATCAAAAAGCTCAAAGTTAAGCGCGTTTATAGAGTTACTGGTGACATAGACCTTATTGTTGAGGCAGATAAAACAAGGCTTGATGAAATACTTGAAGAGATAGCTTCTCTTGATGGCGTTAAAGAGACAATCACCCACGTCGTCCTTGAGACTCTCTGA
- a CDS encoding OB-fold nucleic acid binding domain-containing protein yields the protein MRVITKEEIVDRIRKKTGMGLEEIEHKIKEIAQANEISEHAAALLLAEQLGVETEEEEPALIHISDLVPGMRNINVVGRVLRKYPIREYTRRDGSKGRVAALLIYDNTGRARVVLWDSEVAKYYDEIQPGTVVKIINADVRESLRGLPELHVNFRSRVIINPEDPRVNEIPPLEEVRSYNYTRKNIGELMGGDKFVEVRGTIAKLYRIIAYDACPQCRRKVDYDPATETWVCIEHGEVKPIKATILDFGLDDSTGYIRVTLFGDDVVEILGAEPEDISEKLKEFVNSGLTMREAGRKLAEEEFYHVLGKEIIVRGNVVEDRFLGLILKASSWDEIDYEREIERVRRELLKEVE from the coding sequence ATGAGGGTTATAACAAAAGAAGAGATTGTGGATAGGATAAGGAAAAAAACTGGGATGGGCTTGGAGGAGATAGAGCATAAAATCAAAGAGATTGCTCAAGCTAATGAGATATCCGAACATGCGGCTGCACTTCTTTTGGCAGAACAGCTTGGAGTAGAAACCGAAGAAGAGGAGCCTGCTCTAATCCATATATCCGATCTGGTTCCCGGAATGAGAAACATAAACGTGGTTGGCAGAGTTTTGCGCAAGTATCCTATTAGAGAGTACACCAGAAGAGATGGTTCAAAAGGCAGAGTTGCTGCACTTCTAATCTACGACAATACTGGAAGGGCAAGAGTTGTTTTATGGGACTCCGAGGTTGCAAAATATTACGATGAGATTCAGCCCGGCACAGTGGTCAAGATTATAAACGCAGATGTAAGGGAGAGCCTTAGGGGACTTCCGGAGCTCCACGTTAATTTTAGGAGTAGGGTGATAATCAACCCTGAGGATCCAAGAGTCAACGAAATCCCACCGCTTGAAGAAGTTAGGAGCTACAACTACACAAGAAAGAACATAGGAGAGTTAATGGGTGGAGACAAGTTCGTCGAAGTGAGGGGCACAATAGCAAAGCTTTACAGAATCATAGCATACGATGCATGCCCCCAGTGCAGGAGAAAAGTTGATTATGACCCGGCAACTGAAACCTGGGTATGTATAGAGCACGGTGAAGTCAAACCGATCAAAGCCACTATATTAGACTTCGGTCTTGACGACTCAACGGGCTACATAAGGGTTACCCTCTTTGGAGATGATGTAGTAGAAATACTTGGGGCTGAGCCAGAGGATATCAGCGAGAAGCTTAAAGAGTTTGTAAACAGCGGATTAACCATGAGGGAAGCTGGAAGAAAGTTAGCAGAGGAAGAGTTCTACCACGTTCTTGGAAAGGAGATAATAGTTAGAGGAAACGTCGTTGAGGACAGGTTCTTGGGCCTTATCCTGAAGGCCTCTTCTTGGGATGAGATTGATTACGAAAGAGAAATCGAAAGAGTCAGGAGGGAACTCTTGAAGGAGGTAGAGTGA
- a CDS encoding Clp1/GlmU family protein yields the protein MNKAKYTQEVPEDRKEVLKIIQEAKKPLKIMILGGVDSGKTTLTVYLANELLSQGFRVAIVDSDIGQKGILPPAVISLGFPEGIFTSLEEIRPVKHYFVGTITPNQFFGEMVTGVGLLVNEAIKRKADVVIIDTTGLVHGSGVELKRMKIEITKPDLILALQRKNELEDILKPFESKTRVIRLEISENARLHTREERRDIRREKWKKYFENSKEYVLDLRKFYITGTLMFQGREIIEEEKSILENLFKWIVFYGRKIIDKYFVVKADIGAFPRSFDKNIMKAIDLENLSNLIVGFIDKNGFCLGLGILKLINFKELKAHVVTPLTEAELSNAVEIRFGRIRVREDGEELGLLNRDAL from the coding sequence ATGAACAAAGCAAAGTACACCCAAGAAGTTCCAGAGGACAGAAAAGAAGTTCTTAAGATTATTCAAGAAGCAAAAAAGCCTCTTAAAATCATGATATTGGGTGGAGTTGATAGTGGAAAGACTACCCTAACGGTATATCTTGCCAATGAACTTCTTTCTCAAGGGTTTAGAGTAGCGATTGTGGATAGCGATATCGGGCAAAAAGGTATTTTGCCGCCTGCTGTTATAAGCCTTGGATTTCCCGAGGGCATTTTCACATCCCTGGAGGAGATAAGGCCTGTAAAGCATTATTTTGTCGGTACGATAACTCCGAATCAGTTTTTTGGTGAGATGGTGACTGGAGTTGGGCTTCTCGTTAATGAAGCAATTAAAAGAAAAGCCGATGTCGTTATAATCGACACTACCGGCCTAGTCCACGGTTCTGGGGTTGAGCTGAAGAGAATGAAAATAGAAATAACCAAACCCGATTTGATATTGGCTTTGCAAAGAAAAAACGAGCTTGAGGACATTCTGAAGCCTTTCGAAAGCAAAACAAGGGTTATTAGGCTGGAGATCAGTGAAAATGCAAGACTCCACACAAGAGAGGAAAGACGAGATATAAGGCGAGAAAAATGGAAAAAGTATTTTGAAAACTCCAAAGAATATGTTTTGGATCTTAGAAAGTTTTACATCACTGGAACTCTGATGTTTCAAGGAAGAGAGATAATTGAAGAAGAAAAGAGCATCTTGGAGAACCTTTTCAAATGGATTGTTTTTTATGGAAGAAAGATTATTGACAAATATTTTGTTGTAAAAGCCGACATCGGAGCTTTCCCAAGAAGCTTTGATAAGAACATTATGAAAGCCATAGATCTTGAGAATTTAAGCAATCTTATCGTTGGTTTTATAGACAAGAATGGTTTTTGCTTGGGGCTTGGGATTCTGAAGCTGATAAACTTTAAAGAGCTCAAAGCTCATGTTGTGACTCCACTAACTGAAGCCGAGCTTAGTAACGCCGTTGAAATAAGATTTGGGAGAATTAGGGTAAGAGAAGACGGAGAGGAACTTGGACTTTTAAACAGAGATGCTCTTTAG
- a CDS encoding preprotein translocase subunit Sec61beta produces MAKEKTTLPPTGAGLMRFFDEDTRAIKISPRGAIAIVLIFVAIEILLNVFGHQIFG; encoded by the coding sequence ATGGCCAAGGAGAAAACCACATTACCCCCAACCGGTGCGGGTTTAATGAGATTCTTCGATGAGGACACAAGGGCAATAAAAATAAGCCCGAGAGGGGCAATAGCGATAGTTTTGATATTCGTAGCCATTGAAATACTGCTCAACGTGTTTGGTCACCAGATATTCGGCTAA
- the scpB gene encoding SMC-Scp complex subunit ScpB, translated as MGLIEDKALVEAALFVAGRPLSLKELSKALGIKSLDYLEKLIELIAAEYAERQSAIEVVRVLGDKYVMQVKQEYSQRVVHLMPKPDLRTGELKTLALIAYLQPIEQSKLIKLRGSQAYEHIKRLLGMGLIYAEPYERTKILGTTQKFAELYGFPENDPLIIKEAFKKVVHAEYADLIAKIEKQQKEKNVE; from the coding sequence ATGGGGTTAATTGAAGACAAGGCTTTAGTTGAAGCGGCTTTATTTGTAGCGGGGAGGCCTTTGAGCCTTAAAGAGCTGTCGAAAGCTTTGGGGATAAAATCCCTTGACTACCTTGAAAAGCTTATCGAGCTTATAGCTGCTGAATATGCTGAAAGGCAGAGCGCCATAGAGGTTGTTCGAGTCCTTGGGGATAAATACGTAATGCAGGTTAAGCAGGAGTATTCCCAGAGGGTTGTCCATTTAATGCCGAAACCAGACTTGAGAACTGGAGAACTCAAGACCCTCGCATTGATAGCATACCTCCAGCCCATAGAACAGAGCAAACTGATAAAACTAAGGGGAAGCCAAGCCTACGAGCACATAAAGCGCCTGTTGGGAATGGGCCTCATTTATGCGGAACCCTATGAGAGAACTAAGATTCTCGGAACAACACAGAAGTTTGCAGAACTGTACGGATTTCCCGAGAACGATCCCCTGATAATTAAAGAGGCGTTCAAGAAGGTTGTTCATGCCGAGTATGCCGACTTAATAGCAAAAATAGAGAAGCAACAAAAAGAGAAAAACGTCGAGTAG
- a CDS encoding MBL fold metallo-hydrolase — MKITVLFENHAGFKKGLFGAHGFSVLVKHKGKSILVDTGSDGKILLHNMNALDISPEDVDAVFLTHGHYDHTGGLEEFLKARKSSIDIYAHPDVFLRRIALKPKRREIGIPFSQEHLEKLGANFILKEKPVRIFDEIYTSGEIERRTWDRAVGYIMSGEKLVKDPLRDDMALFIELGSKTVVISGCGHSGILNIVEHSRKLIDKPIFALLGGFHLSGAKRSVLEDAVGGIRTFGIKKLYPGHCTGFDGICAFMSAFGDKVEPLHVGKEVNFAQ; from the coding sequence ATGAAAATTACAGTGCTTTTTGAAAATCACGCCGGGTTTAAGAAGGGCCTTTTTGGTGCCCACGGCTTTTCAGTTTTAGTTAAACACAAAGGAAAGAGTATTTTGGTAGATACCGGAAGTGATGGAAAGATTTTGCTTCACAATATGAACGCTCTCGATATTTCGCCTGAGGACGTTGATGCGGTGTTCCTCACACATGGTCATTATGACCACACTGGTGGACTGGAAGAGTTTTTAAAGGCGAGAAAAAGCTCCATAGACATTTACGCTCATCCTGACGTCTTCCTGAGGAGGATTGCATTGAAACCCAAGCGCAGGGAGATTGGAATCCCCTTTTCGCAAGAACACTTGGAAAAACTCGGAGCGAACTTTATACTGAAAGAGAAGCCCGTTAGGATATTTGATGAAATTTATACGAGCGGTGAAATAGAAAGAAGAACTTGGGATAGGGCAGTTGGCTACATTATGAGCGGAGAAAAACTGGTAAAAGACCCTCTAAGGGATGATATGGCATTGTTCATTGAGCTTGGGAGCAAAACAGTCGTTATAAGCGGTTGCGGTCACAGCGGTATTCTAAACATAGTGGAGCACTCAAGAAAGCTTATTGATAAGCCGATTTTTGCCTTGTTGGGTGGATTTCATCTAAGCGGGGCCAAAAGAAGTGTCCTGGAAGATGCAGTTGGGGGCATTAGAACTTTTGGAATTAAGAAGCTCTACCCCGGCCACTGCACTGGGTTTGATGGAATTTGTGCATTTATGAGTGCCTTTGGGGACAAAGTGGAGCCCTTACACGTTGGAAAAGAGGTCAACTTTGCCCAGTGA
- the engB gene encoding GTP-binding protein EngB — protein MIIFVGRSNVGKSTLIFRLTGKYVKRGKRPGVTRKPVEIGWRGKTIVDMPGFGFMSGVPKHVQEKIKTEIVRFIEDNADKIELAVLVIDGKSALEIIERWEKRGEIPIDVEFFQFLQELNIPTIVAVNKMDKVKNLNATINRLIEKFGLDGTWEDYKDVFVPISAKFGTNLDQLRKVIEEKLRESQGRRG, from the coding sequence ATGATAATCTTTGTTGGAAGGTCAAATGTTGGAAAAAGCACGCTGATATTTAGGCTTACTGGGAAGTATGTTAAAAGGGGTAAGAGGCCAGGAGTGACGAGAAAACCAGTAGAGATAGGATGGCGAGGAAAAACAATAGTTGACATGCCTGGTTTTGGTTTTATGAGCGGTGTCCCAAAACATGTTCAAGAAAAGATAAAAACTGAAATAGTGCGTTTTATAGAAGACAACGCCGATAAAATTGAGCTTGCTGTTCTGGTTATAGATGGAAAGAGTGCTCTTGAAATAATTGAACGGTGGGAGAAGAGAGGGGAAATACCAATCGATGTCGAGTTCTTCCAGTTTCTCCAAGAGCTTAACATACCAACCATAGTCGCAGTTAACAAGATGGACAAAGTGAAAAACCTAAATGCAACCATAAATCGTCTTATAGAGAAGTTTGGACTCGATGGAACGTGGGAAGATTATAAAGATGTTTTTGTACCAATATCAGCAAAATTTGGGACAAATTTGGATCAACTTAGAAAAGTGATAGAAGAAAAACTCAGAGAGTCTCAAGGACGACGTGGGTGA